One genomic segment of Arachis duranensis cultivar V14167 chromosome 4, aradu.V14167.gnm2.J7QH, whole genome shotgun sequence includes these proteins:
- the LOC107484542 gene encoding L-type lectin-domain containing receptor kinase S.4 has translation MARNMNQQLFSVLLFLLIPVSSSQPDQLLYSGFKNCDATNISLNGIAEIEKNGLLRLTNETSRLMGHAFYPSPFQVKDKTSGKVLSFSTSFALAIVPEYPKLGGHGLAFTIATSKDFKAHPSQYLGLFNPDDVGNLTNHRFAVEFDTVQDFEFGDINDNHVGIDINSLQSNASVNASYYLDDNGSGKLQDLNLKSGKPIMVWVDYDSVKNVLSVAMSPTSSKPKRVTLSFDVDLSPIFLDTMYVGFSSSTGLLASSHYILGWSFKINGTAPVLDLANLPQLPGPKKKHNSLIIGISTSISVLVLFGVAIGVYLFWKMKNADVIEAWELEIGPHRYSYQELKKATRGFRDKELLGQGGFGRVYKGILPNSKIQVAVKRISHESKQGLREFVSEIASIGRLRHRNLVQLLGWCRRRGDLLLVYDFMANGSLDKYLFDEPKIVLNWEQRFKIIKGVASALLYLHEGYEQVVIHRDVKASNVMLDSEMNGRLGDFGLARLYEHGANPSTTRVVGTLGYLAPELPRTGRATTSSDVFAFGALLLEVACGRRPIEPKALPEELVLVDCLWEKFKEGRILDMVDPRLNGDFDENEILMVLKLGLICSNDNPNARPNIRQVMRYLDGEVELPDEMRKHISSNHEGFDEFLHSLASSSFDTGSYIGNRDMDNSFTSFGYSPQSLPQARGETR, from the coding sequence ATGGCCAGAAACATGAACCAACAACTCTTCTCTGTGTTGCTGTTCCTTCTTATCCCAGTTTCATCATCTCAGCCGGATCAGCTTCTCTATTCCGGATTCAAGAACTGTGATGCAACCAACATATCCTTAAACGGCATAGCAGAAATCGAGAAAAACGGTTTGCTAAGATTAACAAACGAAACAAGCAGATTAATGGGTCACGCTTTCTACCCGTCACCATTTCAGGTCAAAGACAAAACCAGTGGTAaagttctttctttttcaacttcCTTCGCTCTTGCTATTGTTCCTGAGTATCCCAAGCTCGGTGGCCATGGCTTAGCCTTCACCATAGCCACTTCGAAAGATTTCAAAGCTCACCCAAGCCAGTACTTGGGTCTCTTCAACCCAGACGATGTTGGTAACTTAACTAACCATCGTTTTGCTGTTGAGTTTGACACTGTTCAAGACTTTGAGTTCGGTGATATAAATGATAACCATGTTGGGATTGATATCAATAGCTTGCAATCCAATGCTTCTGTTAATGCAAGTTACTATCTTGATGATAATGGGTCAGGGAAATTGCAGGATTTGAATCTTAAGAGTGGGAAACCCATCATGGTTTGGGTTGATTATGATTCTGTGAAGAATGTTCTGAGTGTGGCAATGTCTCCAACTTCTTCTAAGCCTAAAAGGGTAACTTTGTCATTTGATGTGGATCTCTCACCCATTTTTCTTGATACTATGTATGTTGGATTCTCTTCTTCAACAGGGTTGCTTGCTAGTTCTCATTATATATTGGGTTGGAGCTTTAAAATCAATGGTACAGCACCAGTTCTTGATCTTGCTAATCTACCGCAACTTCCAGGTCCAAAGAAGAAGCATAACTCTCTGATAATTGGGATTTCTACTTCGATTTCGGTTTTGGTTTTGTTTGGAGTTGCAATTGGGGTTTACCTCTTCTGGAAGATGAAGAATGCAGATGTAATCGAAGCGTGGGAGCTCGAGATTGGGCCGCATAGGTACTCGTACCAAGAGCTGAAGAAAGCTACCAGAGGATTCAGGGACAAGGAGCTGCTTGGACAGGGTGGATTTGGAAGGGTTTACAAAGGGATATTGCCGAATTCGAAGATACAAGTGGCTGTAAAGAGGATCTCACATGAATCAAAGCAGGGGTTGAGGGAATTTGTATCGGAAATTGCGAGTATAGGCCGACTCAGGCACCGGAACTTGGTTCAATTATTGGGATGGTGCCGGCGCCGCGGAgatcttttgcttgtttatgaTTTTATGGCTAATGGGAGTTTGGATAAGTACTTGTTTGATGAGCCAAAGATTGTCCTGAATTGGGAACAAAGGTTCAAGATCATAAAGGGTGTTGCTTCAGCCCTTTTGTATCTTCATGAGGGCTATGAGCAAGTAGTTATACATAGAGATGTGAAGGCTAGTAATGTGATGCTTGATTCGGAAATGAATGGGAGACTAGGCGATTTCGGGTTAGCGAGATTGTATGAACATGGTGCTAATCCAAGCACAACAAGAGTTGTTGGTACATTGGGGTATTTGGCACCAGAATTGCCTAGAACAGGAAGGGCAACCACAAGCTCCGATGTGTTCGCGTTCGGCGCGCTTCTGCTAGAGGTAGCATGCGGGCGCAGGCCTATCGAGCCGAAGGCGTTGCCAGAGGAGTTGGTTCTTGTGGATTGCTTGTGGGAGAAGTTCAAAGAAGGGAGAATACTTGACATGGTGGATCCAAGGTTGAATGGGGATTTTGATGAAAATGAGATTCTTATGGTGCTGAAATTAGGGTTGATATGTTCAAATGATAATCCAAATGCTAGGCCTAACATAAGGCAAGTTATGAGGTATTTGGATGGAGAGGTTGAGTTGCCAGATGAGATGAGAAAGCATATAAGTTCAAATCATGAAGGGTTTGATGAGTTCTTGCATTCACTTGCTTCTTCGTCATTTGATACTGGCTCCTATATTGGAAATAGAGACATGGATAATAGTTTTACTTCTTTTGGTTATTCTCCTCAGTCACTTCCTCAAGCTAGAGGAGAAACAAGGTGA